In Oscillatoria acuminata PCC 6304, a single window of DNA contains:
- a CDS encoding GumC family protein has product MESAPNPQPLTLHHPGNPSQLVPMPYMAEFQDPDEEELDLGQLFAVIRRRAFVILGVATLVTGGVAVWTANQTPEYEGKFQILVEPVTSQDDNFSRISALAGGLGGQFLQGQGSGLDYDSQLAVLQSPKLMDPIVQQIQARYPELEYNSMIGGKGSPLSLDRFNNNTKILEVRYRDAEPEKIQFVLETLQNAYLRYSLEDRKSNISQGIQFIEDQLPQLRQRVDTLQEQLQKFRQQYNIIEPELQGQQLAQQLTKLDDQLLEAQAQLVQEQQLYETLRRQIGLEPGMAIAASVLSEAPTYQARLNRLKELENEIAAESTRFTPSSPQVQVLLEERQTIELLLGQEASEVLGSQLPGGVVGNPQAPFQNTIRTGLIQEMVRAASQIQVLQVRNQVLGEAAKMLSEYREQFPIILRQYTDLQRELQIANTTLTELLARREGLRVDAAEREVPWEVISQPTIPRDANGNPVPVSPSLPRNLVLGAMLGLMLGFGAALLAERLDNVFHSPEDLKDATRLPILGLIPASDRSVVLPSADARGSASFQDFRDFGFLEAFRALNANIRFLTPGKPLRSLAIASAIPAEGKSTVAVNLAEAAASMGQRVLLVDADLRWPQVHKRLGLPNRQGLTHLIATEMDMNEAIQRSPVEPNLFILTAGATPPDPIRLLSSEKMHNLMQQWHSLFDLVIYDTPPLLGVVDGRVLAAYTDGIGLVVSMGQTEKPAIQQAIAELQTANTKVLGIIANGVQGQNSTWDYGRHYNNGRESERELEAEEEEAISL; this is encoded by the coding sequence ATGGAGAGCGCACCCAATCCTCAGCCGTTAACTCTTCACCACCCCGGCAATCCGTCACAGCTTGTGCCGATGCCTTATATGGCTGAATTCCAAGATCCAGATGAGGAAGAATTGGATCTCGGTCAGCTATTTGCCGTGATTCGTCGTCGAGCCTTTGTGATTCTTGGCGTTGCGACTCTCGTCACAGGTGGTGTTGCGGTCTGGACTGCCAACCAAACCCCAGAGTATGAAGGCAAGTTTCAAATTCTCGTCGAACCCGTCACCAGTCAGGATGATAATTTTTCTCGGATTTCTGCCCTGGCAGGGGGTCTGGGCGGACAATTTCTGCAAGGACAAGGCTCTGGTTTGGATTATGATAGCCAACTGGCGGTTTTACAAAGTCCCAAACTGATGGACCCGATCGTTCAGCAGATCCAAGCTCGCTATCCGGAACTGGAGTATAACTCGATGATCGGCGGTAAAGGCTCGCCTCTCTCGCTTGATCGCTTCAATAACAATACTAAAATTCTCGAAGTCCGATACCGAGATGCGGAACCGGAGAAAATTCAATTTGTCTTGGAAACGCTCCAAAATGCTTACCTGAGATACAGCTTAGAAGACCGCAAGAGCAATATTAGTCAGGGGATTCAATTTATTGAAGACCAACTCCCGCAATTGCGGCAGCGGGTGGATACCCTGCAAGAACAACTCCAGAAATTTCGACAACAGTACAACATTATTGAACCTGAGTTACAAGGGCAACAACTGGCTCAACAACTCACCAAACTAGACGACCAGCTTTTAGAGGCCCAAGCTCAACTGGTTCAGGAGCAACAACTTTATGAAACCTTGCGCCGACAAATCGGACTGGAACCCGGGATGGCGATCGCCGCTTCAGTTCTAAGTGAAGCTCCCACCTATCAAGCTCGACTCAATCGCCTCAAAGAACTCGAAAATGAAATTGCCGCTGAATCAACTCGGTTTACCCCAAGCTCACCTCAAGTCCAAGTCCTCTTAGAAGAGCGACAAACCATCGAGTTACTGTTAGGACAGGAAGCCTCAGAAGTGTTAGGGAGTCAGCTACCCGGGGGCGTAGTGGGTAACCCCCAAGCTCCCTTCCAAAACACGATTCGCACGGGCTTGATTCAGGAAATGGTCAGAGCAGCCAGCCAAATTCAAGTCCTCCAAGTGCGAAATCAAGTGCTGGGGGAAGCGGCAAAAATGTTAAGCGAATACCGCGAACAATTTCCAATTATTCTTCGGCAGTACACGGATTTGCAGCGAGAACTCCAAATTGCCAACACCACCCTCACCGAATTATTAGCCCGCAGGGAAGGGTTGCGGGTGGATGCAGCAGAACGAGAGGTGCCTTGGGAAGTAATTTCCCAACCGACCATTCCTCGGGATGCCAATGGCAATCCGGTTCCGGTGTCTCCGAGTCTGCCTCGGAACCTGGTTTTAGGGGCGATGTTGGGGTTGATGTTGGGATTTGGGGCGGCATTATTAGCAGAGCGGTTGGATAATGTCTTCCATTCTCCTGAAGATTTAAAAGATGCCACCCGCTTGCCGATTTTAGGGCTGATTCCCGCCAGCGATCGCTCGGTGGTTCTGCCCTCTGCTGATGCTCGTGGCAGTGCTAGCTTCCAAGATTTCCGGGATTTTGGCTTTTTAGAAGCATTCCGCGCCTTGAATGCCAATATCCGCTTCTTGACTCCCGGTAAACCCCTGCGCTCTTTGGCGATCGCCTCGGCAATTCCCGCCGAAGGTAAATCAACGGTAGCCGTCAATCTCGCCGAAGCTGCTGCCTCAATGGGACAGCGGGTGTTACTGGTGGATGCTGACTTGCGCTGGCCCCAAGTCCACAAACGATTGGGATTACCCAACCGTCAAGGGTTAACCCATTTGATTGCGACAGAAATGGATATGAATGAAGCCATTCAGCGATCGCCCGTTGAACCCAATCTGTTCATCCTCACCGCCGGTGCCACCCCCCCAGACCCCATCCGGTTGTTATCTTCTGAAAAAATGCACAACCTGATGCAGCAATGGCACAGCTTATTTGACCTAGTGATTTATGACACTCCTCCCCTGCTGGGGGTCGTAGATGGTCGAGTATTAGCCGCCTATACCGATGGCATTGGTTTAGTCGTCAGCATGGGTCAAACCGAAAAACCCGCCATCCAACAAGCGATCGCTGAACTGCAAACCGCCAATACCAAAGTTCTGGGGATTATTGCCAACGGCGTTCAAGGACAAAACAGCACCTGGGACTATGGCAGGCACTACAATAATGGACGCGAAAGCGAGCGGGAACTAGAGGCGGAGGAAGAAGAGGCGATTTCTCTTTAA
- a CDS encoding SLBB domain-containing protein, with protein MVSAESFSTLSPSYPRSSRPDLSQPIAQSVSGLTISMLIALISALPAVAQPSLAPGQEPQLLAQGAAFQEAYTLGPGDRIQIDIFNVPEYSGENGQHQVLVDGTLNLPLVGRVSVEGLTLEQAAGRLRNLYAPYLQRPEFLTISLMERRPVQVGISGEVRRPGSYIIAMNEAGSARPTITTAIERAGGITSTANIRQVELLRRTRGGPSQLIIIDLTTLVRLGDLTQDITIRDGDTIFIPPDPNINNNDARQLAESSISGDPTQPINIAVVGEINRPGSYTVAGDAEAGGLLTLTRALQTAGGVTQSAEVGQIQVRRQPKSGPAQILSVNLWQLLNGDISQDIILQQGDTIYVPTGSGFSPAESSRLAQANFAGDPTQPVNIAVVGEVSRPGSYTVTRMDEAGGLLTVTRALQTAGGVTLSANIREIRVNRRPQAGSPQTIVVNLWEMLDRGDFSQDIILQQGDTIEVPTASNPNSIETSRIATANFAANTATPLNIAIVGEVNRPGTYTISGEDVTATGNLETLTAPSTGGGVVGLPTVTRAIKIAGGITPTADIRRIQVLRQRNNGTQQLIDVNLWELLENGNLNQDVLLQQGDTIVVQTATNVDLAEAPRLATASFSPNRIQVNIVGEIQQPGLVELPPNSSLNQAILVAGGFNNTRAEKDEVELIRLNSNGTVSRQTIPIDFAQGLDEGTNPILQNNDVIVVGRTRLARFGDRVSPVGQVTNSVFSLFGILRFFNLF; from the coding sequence ATGGTCAGTGCAGAGTCCTTTTCTACCCTTTCTCCTTCCTATCCCCGGTCTAGCAGACCTGACCTCAGTCAACCGATCGCCCAGTCAGTCTCCGGGTTGACCATCTCAATGTTGATTGCCCTGATCAGTGCACTCCCGGCGGTTGCCCAGCCCTCTTTAGCACCGGGACAAGAACCCCAACTCTTGGCCCAGGGAGCAGCCTTCCAAGAAGCCTATACCCTCGGTCCTGGCGATCGCATTCAAATCGATATTTTTAATGTCCCCGAATATAGCGGAGAAAATGGTCAACACCAGGTCCTAGTCGATGGCACCTTAAATCTCCCCTTGGTCGGCAGAGTCTCCGTAGAAGGACTCACCTTAGAACAAGCCGCAGGCCGACTCAGAAACCTCTATGCCCCCTATCTGCAACGCCCCGAGTTCCTGACTATCTCCTTAATGGAGCGTCGGCCCGTTCAAGTGGGAATTTCCGGAGAAGTCAGAAGACCCGGTTCCTATATCATCGCCATGAATGAAGCCGGTAGCGCTAGGCCCACCATCACTACCGCCATTGAAAGGGCTGGAGGGATTACCTCCACCGCAAATATTCGGCAGGTGGAGCTTCTACGCCGGACTAGAGGGGGGCCAAGTCAACTGATTATCATCGACCTCACCACTCTCGTCCGGTTGGGGGATCTCACTCAAGACATCACCATTCGCGATGGCGACACGATTTTTATTCCCCCGGACCCCAACATTAATAACAACGATGCCCGTCAGCTTGCCGAGTCCAGCATTTCCGGGGACCCCACTCAACCGATCAATATCGCCGTAGTCGGGGAAATTAATAGACCGGGCTCATACACCGTGGCAGGAGATGCTGAAGCCGGTGGACTCCTGACCCTCACCCGCGCCCTCCAAACCGCTGGCGGCGTCACCCAATCTGCCGAAGTCGGTCAGATTCAGGTGCGACGACAACCGAAATCTGGACCGGCCCAAATCCTATCAGTTAACCTTTGGCAGCTTTTAAACGGGGATATTAGCCAAGATATTATTCTCCAACAAGGGGATACGATTTACGTCCCTACCGGCAGTGGATTTAGCCCAGCCGAATCCTCTCGGTTAGCCCAGGCGAATTTTGCCGGGGACCCCACCCAACCTGTCAATATTGCCGTAGTCGGTGAAGTGAGCCGACCCGGTTCCTACACCGTCACCCGCATGGATGAGGCTGGTGGACTGTTAACCGTAACCCGCGCCTTACAAACTGCTGGTGGCGTTACCTTATCCGCAAATATTCGGGAAATCCGGGTCAACCGCCGCCCGCAAGCCGGTTCCCCCCAAACAATTGTGGTGAATCTGTGGGAAATGCTCGATCGCGGGGATTTCAGTCAGGATATCATCCTCCAACAAGGGGATACGATTGAAGTGCCAACGGCGAGTAATCCCAATTCCATAGAAACATCTCGCATCGCCACGGCTAACTTTGCTGCGAATACCGCTACCCCCCTGAATATTGCGATCGTCGGAGAGGTCAACCGTCCCGGAACCTATACCATTTCCGGGGAGGATGTCACCGCTACAGGGAATCTGGAAACTCTCACGGCTCCTAGCACGGGTGGGGGCGTAGTGGGACTGCCGACGGTCACCCGAGCCATTAAAATTGCCGGGGGGATTACCCCAACCGCAGATATTCGGCGCATTCAAGTGCTGCGGCAACGCAACAATGGCACCCAACAACTGATTGATGTGAATCTGTGGGAACTCTTGGAAAATGGCAATTTGAACCAAGATGTTCTGCTGCAACAAGGAGATACGATTGTGGTCCAAACCGCGACTAATGTTGATCTAGCAGAAGCTCCCAGACTGGCGACGGCCAGTTTCTCCCCCAACCGGATTCAAGTCAATATTGTGGGTGAAATTCAGCAACCGGGACTGGTAGAATTACCCCCCAATTCTTCGTTAAACCAAGCGATTTTAGTCGCGGGAGGATTTAATAATACCCGGGCGGAAAAAGATGAGGTGGAACTGATTCGCTTAAACTCCAACGGCACCGTGTCTCGGCAAACCATTCCCATTGATTTTGCTCAGGGACTTGATGAAGGGACTAACCCCATTCTCCAAAACAATGATGTGATTGTGGTCGGGCGTACCCGGTTAGCCAGATTCGGAGATCGAGTCAGCCCAGTCGGGCAGGTGACCAATTCTGTATTCTCTCTGTTTGGAATCTTGCGATTTTTTAATCTGTTCTAA
- a CDS encoding polysaccharide biosynthesis protein, with product MKVALKSHGSQSKHNERYGIYTVPMTQNWLINNLGTAFQSVAASLSRPQKRLILLSLDTAVFLVAIYGAFGLRFSDLLPIEQTWPYLWLILLLIVIKPLVFLVTGMYRPVLRYAGLEFLLTATKAVLFSSGAFVLFAYLFEFLQLPRSVLLNDALLTLLLVVGVRLSLRWLVNTLIGLPRQNRTPERIVIYGAGSAGSQLAQSLVHHPSYQPVAFVDDDPSLANQNIQGLPVYAPSTLPRLQLQKPFDTILLAMPSVDRIRKRQILEGLQFLSMPVKTVPCIGEILSGQVSISEIRNIDIADLLGREEVIPDPELLRMNITGKTVLVTGAGGSIGSELCRQIAQQQPKCLVLYELGEFALYSIDMELAEAYPTLKCVACLGSVNDEQRLAGVLTQYQVDTIYHAAAYKHVPLVEANPAPGIINNVVGTWTTVRCAIDCGVANFVLISTDKAVRPTNIMGASKRVAELIVQALAERSGISTRFTIVRFGNVLDSSGSVVPRFRKQIAEGQAITVTHPEMTRYFMSIPEAARLVIQAGAMGKRGEIFLLDMGEPVRIYDLAMQMIQLSGLVPGKDIDIKITGLRPGEKLHEELLVDSAKARPTQHPKIFCAQEAKIHWEFLQPFLEALVQKTRTDDGVAIRAELQRLVPEYQPSSVAFRSPRLTSRSHLEESKGIGAAKLNGSAKNEAPVFSSLPVEGRGAGSDSVTLP from the coding sequence ATGAAAGTTGCTCTCAAATCCCACGGATCCCAGTCCAAGCATAACGAGCGTTATGGAATTTATACTGTTCCCATGACCCAAAACTGGCTGATAAACAACCTAGGGACTGCCTTTCAGTCCGTCGCTGCTTCCCTCTCAAGGCCCCAGAAACGTCTGATCCTGTTGAGTCTGGATACGGCAGTCTTTCTGGTCGCCATTTATGGGGCGTTTGGACTCCGGTTCAGCGATCTATTGCCGATTGAACAAACCTGGCCCTATCTGTGGCTGATTCTGCTCCTAATTGTCATCAAGCCTTTGGTCTTCCTGGTCACGGGAATGTACCGCCCGGTGCTGCGGTATGCAGGCTTGGAATTTTTATTAACTGCCACCAAAGCGGTCCTGTTCAGTTCCGGGGCCTTTGTCCTGTTCGCTTATTTATTTGAGTTCCTCCAACTCCCCCGATCGGTCCTCCTCAACGATGCCCTGCTCACCCTATTGTTGGTAGTAGGAGTGCGTCTGTCTCTGCGCTGGTTGGTGAATACCCTGATCGGTCTACCTCGGCAAAATCGAACCCCGGAACGGATTGTGATTTATGGCGCGGGCTCGGCAGGCTCGCAACTGGCTCAATCCCTCGTTCATCACCCCAGCTACCAACCTGTTGCTTTTGTCGATGATGACCCCTCTTTAGCCAATCAAAATATTCAAGGACTCCCGGTTTACGCCCCCTCTACATTACCGAGACTCCAGCTCCAAAAGCCTTTTGATACTATTTTATTAGCCATGCCTTCGGTCGATCGCATTAGAAAGCGGCAAATTTTAGAAGGCTTACAGTTTCTGTCCATGCCGGTCAAAACTGTTCCCTGTATTGGCGAAATTTTATCCGGTCAAGTCTCCATTAGTGAAATTAGAAATATTGATATCGCTGACCTCCTCGGGCGGGAAGAAGTCATCCCCGACCCGGAATTGCTGCGGATGAATATCACTGGCAAAACCGTTCTGGTCACTGGAGCCGGAGGGTCAATTGGCTCGGAACTGTGCCGTCAAATTGCTCAACAACAGCCGAAATGTTTGGTGCTATATGAATTAGGGGAATTTGCCCTCTATAGCATCGATATGGAATTAGCCGAAGCCTATCCCACTCTCAAGTGCGTTGCTTGTTTGGGTTCAGTCAATGATGAGCAGCGGCTGGCTGGAGTTCTGACCCAATATCAGGTGGATACCATTTATCATGCGGCAGCCTATAAGCACGTTCCCTTGGTAGAGGCCAATCCTGCTCCAGGAATTATCAATAATGTGGTCGGGACCTGGACCACCGTGCGCTGTGCGATCGATTGTGGGGTGGCGAATTTTGTCTTAATTTCTACCGATAAAGCCGTTCGTCCCACCAATATCATGGGAGCCAGCAAACGGGTGGCGGAACTGATTGTCCAAGCTTTAGCCGAGCGATCGGGGATTTCCACCCGTTTTACCATCGTGCGGTTTGGCAATGTCCTCGATAGTAGTGGTTCAGTGGTTCCCCGATTCCGCAAGCAAATCGCTGAGGGTCAAGCCATCACCGTCACCCATCCGGAGATGACTCGTTATTTTATGTCCATTCCCGAAGCCGCCCGCTTGGTAATTCAGGCAGGGGCGATGGGAAAACGCGGGGAAATCTTCTTGTTAGACATGGGTGAACCTGTGCGGATTTACGATCTGGCGATGCAGATGATTCAGCTGAGTGGGTTAGTCCCCGGAAAGGATATTGATATTAAAATTACCGGCTTAAGACCGGGAGAAAAACTCCACGAAGAATTATTGGTTGATAGTGCTAAAGCCAGACCGACTCAGCATCCTAAAATCTTTTGCGCCCAAGAAGCGAAAATTCACTGGGAATTTTTACAGCCCTTTTTAGAAGCCCTGGTCCAAAAAACTCGCACCGATGATGGGGTGGCCATTCGAGCCGAATTGCAACGGCTCGTTCCCGAGTATCAGCCTTCCTCGGTAGCTTTTCGGTCTCCTCGGTTAACATCCCGCTCACATTTAGAAGAATCCAAGGGGATTGGCGCTGCCAAATTGAACGGATCGGCAAAAAATGAAGCTCCGGTGTTTTCGAGTCTGCCTGTAGAGGGAAGAGGGGCTGGCAGTGATAGCGTTACCCTACCGTAA
- a CDS encoding Uma2 family endonuclease, whose product MTNTQATSLSLEEFLHLPETKPAQEFIEGDILQKPMPKGRHSRLQGKLCSEINQVSESAQIAYAFPELRCSFGNRSLVPDIAVFFWLNIAFISDGEVPDNFNLPPDLVIEILSPEQNPNKVIGNILYCMENGSQLGWFLDPGAQSILVFRRDRSPLVIQNQDTLPVLEGIELSLTADQVFGWLKMGA is encoded by the coding sequence ATGACTAACACGCAAGCAACATCCCTCAGCCTAGAAGAGTTCCTGCACCTACCGGAAACTAAACCAGCCCAGGAATTTATTGAGGGAGACATTCTCCAAAAACCTATGCCTAAAGGAAGACACAGCCGTTTACAAGGTAAACTTTGCAGCGAAATTAATCAGGTCAGCGAATCCGCCCAAATTGCTTATGCTTTTCCGGAACTGCGGTGTAGTTTTGGAAATAGGTCTCTTGTTCCGGATATCGCCGTTTTTTTCTGGCTGAATATTGCTTTTATTTCCGATGGAGAAGTGCCGGATAACTTTAACCTGCCCCCAGATTTAGTCATTGAAATTCTCTCACCCGAACAAAACCCTAATAAAGTGATTGGTAATATTTTGTACTGTATGGAAAATGGCAGTCAATTGGGGTGGTTCCTTGACCCCGGGGCCCAGAGTATTCTCGTCTTTAGGCGCGATCGCTCTCCCCTGGTCATTCAAAACCAGGATACTTTGCCAGTATTAGAGGGCATTGAACTCAGCCTAACTGCGGATCAAGTCTTTGGCTGGCTGAAAATGGGCGCTTAA
- a CDS encoding nucleotidyltransferase family protein, with product MFDYSAARQYLQAKQQALQAQRLGLWQQARADSQTIIEMIIDRYAPQRIIQWGSVLAPQHFSEASDIDLAIAGLEFRSFMNLVGEAEDLTDFPLDLIRWEDIHPSFQKIILMKGKIIYEQR from the coding sequence ATGTTTGATTATTCTGCTGCGCGGCAATATTTGCAAGCCAAACAACAGGCATTACAAGCTCAACGTCTGGGCTTATGGCAGCAAGCCAGAGCAGATTCCCAAACTATTATAGAGATGATCATCGACCGATATGCTCCCCAACGGATTATCCAATGGGGTTCGGTATTGGCACCTCAGCATTTTTCTGAGGCTTCGGATATTGACTTGGCGATCGCTGGATTAGAGTTTAGGTCATTTATGAATCTGGTGGGAGAAGCTGAGGACCTGACTGATTTTCCCCTGGACTTAATCCGATGGGAAGATATTCATCCCTCGTTCCAAAAGATTATTCTCATGAAAGGAAAAATTATCTATGAACAGAGATGA
- a CDS encoding DUF29 domain-containing protein → MKSKLPLYDTDYQLWLEQTIAQLQTHNFSHIDLENLIEEIKSLGKRDKRAICSYLMRLCEHLLKVKYWQQERETCIRGWTLEIRNFRLQIQLILKDSPSLKNYLQENFIQEYQNGRKLFFDATGFNSDMIPEDPCFSLEQVLDEDWLP, encoded by the coding sequence ATGAAATCAAAATTACCCTTATACGACACAGACTATCAGCTTTGGTTAGAGCAAACCATCGCCCAGTTGCAAACCCATAATTTCAGTCATATCGACCTAGAGAACTTGATTGAGGAGATAAAAAGTTTGGGGAAAAGAGACAAACGGGCGATTTGTAGCTACCTGATGCGACTGTGCGAACACTTGCTCAAAGTCAAATATTGGCAACAAGAACGAGAAACTTGTATCCGAGGCTGGACATTAGAAATTAGAAATTTTCGCTTGCAGATTCAACTCATTCTCAAAGATAGTCCCAGTCTCAAAAACTATCTCCAGGAAAACTTTATTCAGGAATACCAGAATGGGCGGAAACTATTTTTCGATGCCACCGGGTTCAATTCAGATATGATTCCCGAAGACCCTTGCTTCAGTCTAGAGCAAGTTCTGGATGAGGACTGGCTACCCTAG
- a CDS encoding MraY family glycosyltransferase has translation MQLPILSLITFLLSLLTTGWLKQRFSQNLLDIPNDRSSHSQPTPRGGGLGFIIAFAVVTLSTPILSSYFPKLFPDNFLPLTPPQPFLLQLWAILTPLALIGFLDDKQNLPASIRYLIQLTAASIAIFCFGPFPQPWLTPWGTAGRIIAILLTLIAITALINFYNFMDGLDGLVAGVTTVQLGFLALYLNQPLWWLLAAALLGFLSWNWSPAKIFMGDVGSTVLGAAVAIALLNADRPTPAWTALAITLPLTADAISTLVRRLIRRENIFKAHRSHLYQRLQQSGWSHGQVASTYIGCTLLIALSILLWGGVGAWLGLALVGVGMVGGEVYLGKG, from the coding sequence ATGCAACTGCCAATTCTATCTCTAATCACCTTCCTCCTCAGCCTCCTCACCACAGGCTGGCTCAAACAACGCTTCAGCCAAAACCTGCTGGACATCCCAAATGATCGCAGTTCCCACAGCCAACCCACCCCAAGAGGCGGCGGCTTAGGCTTCATCATCGCCTTTGCCGTTGTTACCCTATCAACCCCTATCTTGTCAAGCTATTTCCCCAAACTTTTCCCAGACAACTTCTTGCCCCTCACCCCTCCCCAACCCTTCTTACTGCAACTGTGGGCCATCCTCACTCCCCTCGCCCTCATCGGCTTCCTGGACGACAAGCAGAACCTCCCCGCCAGCATCCGCTACCTAATCCAACTCACCGCAGCCAGTATCGCCATCTTCTGTTTCGGCCCCTTTCCCCAACCGTGGCTCACCCCCTGGGGAACAGCGGGCCGCATCATCGCCATCCTCCTCACCCTGATCGCCATCACCGCCCTGATTAACTTCTACAACTTCATGGACGGCTTAGATGGCTTAGTTGCCGGAGTCACCACCGTGCAACTCGGCTTCCTCGCCCTCTACCTCAACCAACCCCTCTGGTGGCTGCTCGCTGCTGCCCTCCTCGGCTTCCTGTCGTGGAACTGGTCCCCGGCCAAAATCTTCATGGGGGATGTGGGCAGTACGGTCTTAGGGGCCGCCGTCGCCATTGCCCTCCTCAACGCCGATCGCCCCACCCCAGCCTGGACCGCCCTCGCCATCACCCTCCCCCTCACCGCAGACGCCATCTCCACCCTAGTTCGCCGCCTCATCCGCCGGGAAAACATCTTCAAAGCCCACCGGAGCCACCTCTATCAACGATTGCAGCAATCGGGGTGGAGTCATGGACAAGTTGCCAGTACCTATATCGGCTGTACCCTGCTGATTGCCCTGAGTATTCTGCTGTGGGGTGGCGTGGGGGCTTGGCTCGGGTTAGCCCTGGTGGGGGTCGGGATGGTGGGGGGAGAGGTGTATTTGGGGAAGGGGTAA
- a CDS encoding phosphoribosyltransferase: protein MTVVRFPWDEFPSVWIHAPELAVKKHFAYRAAKSGDPTAAYQLVNEMLSEKVVEQLASTFAGIPMTLVSAHAIENVGVNAIPEALANSLAQNLHWRADSGIVQTNIVAHTGADGFSRLARQAQFEGAVIPNQCYLLVDDFVGQGGTLANLRSHIIQGAGKVIGATVLTGKPYSANLALTESTLDALRLKHGCELEQWWQNRFGFNFDCLTESEARYLLKTPIADRIRDKITQAEQS from the coding sequence ATGACAGTTGTACGATTTCCTTGGGATGAATTTCCATCAGTATGGATTCACGCCCCAGAATTAGCGGTGAAAAAGCATTTTGCTTACCGTGCAGCCAAATCAGGAGACCCTACTGCTGCATATCAGTTGGTCAATGAAATGCTTTCAGAAAAGGTAGTAGAACAGTTAGCATCTACATTTGCAGGCATCCCGATGACATTAGTTTCAGCCCACGCAATTGAGAATGTCGGTGTGAACGCAATTCCTGAAGCATTAGCAAATTCCCTAGCTCAGAACTTACATTGGCGGGCGGACAGCGGCATCGTTCAAACAAATATTGTCGCCCATACAGGAGCCGATGGGTTTTCTCGGCTTGCCCGACAAGCTCAGTTTGAGGGAGCAGTTATCCCAAACCAATGTTATCTTTTAGTTGACGACTTTGTAGGACAAGGTGGAACCCTCGCCAACCTCCGCTCTCATATTATTCAGGGCGCAGGAAAGGTCATAGGCGCAACGGTCTTAACGGGCAAACCCTATTCAGCCAATCTTGCTTTAACAGAATCCACTCTTGATGCACTGAGGTTAAAACATGGATGCGAACTTGAACAATGGTGGCAAAACCGATTCGGCTTCAACTTTGACTGCCTTACAGAGTCTGAAGCACGTTACTTGCTCAAAACCCCGATCGCTGACCGAATCCGAGATAAAATTACTCAGGCAGAGCAAAGTTGA
- a CDS encoding DUF29 domain-containing protein, which produces MKPTLPLYDTDYQLWLEQTIAQLQTQNFSHIDLENLIEELKSLGKTDKRAICSDLMRLCEHLLKVKYWQQERETCIRGWTLEIRNFRLQIQLILKDSPSLKNYLQENFIEEYQNGRKLFLDATGLNSDLIPEDPCFSLEQVLDENWLP; this is translated from the coding sequence ATGAAACCAACATTACCCTTATACGACACAGACTACCAACTTTGGTTAGAGCAAACCATCGCCCAGTTGCAAACCCAGAATTTCAGTCATATCGACCTAGAGAACTTGATTGAAGAGTTAAAAAGTTTGGGAAAAACAGACAAACGGGCGATTTGTAGCGACCTCATGCGACTGTGCGAACATTTGCTGAAAGTCAAATATTGGCAACAAGAACGAGAAACTTGTATCCGAGGCTGGACATTAGAGATTAGAAATTTTCGCTTGCAGATTCAACTCATCCTCAAAGATAGTCCCAGTCTCAAAAACTATCTCCAGGAAAACTTTATTGAGGAATACCAGAATGGGCGAAAACTATTTCTCGATGCCACAGGTCTCAATTCAGACCTCATTCCCGAAGACCCTTGCTTCAGCCTAGAGCAAGTTTTGGATGAAAATTGGCTACCCTAG
- a CDS encoding type II toxin-antitoxin system RelE family toxin, which yields MAEVRFTPPFQRRFKALSKRYRKIQEDIRPIIETLEAGEIIGRQIAGTDFTLFKVRAKNSDIPTGKSGGYRLIYQLSSPECIWLLLIYAKSEQEDVTIAEIEDAILNA from the coding sequence ATGGCAGAAGTTCGTTTTACCCCACCTTTTCAACGTCGTTTCAAGGCTCTCTCTAAACGTTATCGTAAAATTCAGGAAGATATTCGACCCATAATTGAGACTTTAGAAGCCGGAGAAATTATCGGCAGACAAATTGCCGGTACTGATTTTACCTTGTTTAAAGTTAGGGCGAAAAATAGCGATATTCCGACGGGCAAAAGTGGGGGATACCGATTAATTTATCAATTATCTTCACCTGAATGTATTTGGCTACTGTTAATATATGCCAAATCCGAGCAAGAAGATGTCACTATAGCAGAAATTGAAGATGCGATTTTGAATGCTTAA